One genomic window of Glycine soja cultivar W05 chromosome 9, ASM419377v2, whole genome shotgun sequence includes the following:
- the LOC114368512 gene encoding auxin-responsive protein SAUR21-like, translated as MGILRLPFMVHANAKQTSSSSFKSNVPKGHVAVYVVGELQKNKRFVVPISYLNHPLFLDLLNRAEEEFGFNHPLGGLTIPCKEDAFINLTSQLVKTI; from the coding sequence ATGGGTATTCTTCGTTTGCCGTTTATGGTTCATGCAAATGCAAAACAGACATCATCGTCGTCATTCAAGTCCAATGTTCCAAAGGGGCACGTGGCAGTTTACGTTGTTGGGGAGTTGCAAAAGAACAAGAGGTTTGTGGTTCCAATATCGTATTTGAACCACCCTTTGTTTCTTGATTTGCTGAACCGCGCCGAAGAAGAGTTTGGCTTCAATCATCCCTTGGGGGGACTCACTATTCCTTGCAAAGAAGATGCTTTCATCAATCTTACCTCTCAACTTGTCAAAACTATTTGA